A stretch of the Bacillus sp. FJAT-18017 genome encodes the following:
- a CDS encoding ribonuclease H-like domain-containing protein: MSLKNKLNRLKPHLSASHKESLSNEVFAPAGTQTSEAVTEPRLENIGHDIPQWEEWDKAGVKAFHFDGQYCLVREVVYPLDYKHGRYRFSDFLEAVSLWETSGIEHPLSSKGHTAEELFFFDTETTGLGGGTGNTIFLLGQASVVRDKLILKQHILPHPGAEVPLYQSFLESINYRTLVTYNGKSFDWPQVKTRHTLVREHVPKLPEFGHFDLYHAARRLWKHKLDRMKLSVVETEVLEVEREDDIPGFLAPMIYFDYVETGRPDGMLGILKHNEIDILSLVTLYTHLTFQLCGMDGERTRQEALEVGKWFSAVGNHSEASRAYTGLIEGNDKEAAIAKLRLGYSFKKGKQWDHALEYFSAAAESHALEVSVEASIEAAKILEHKFKDYQKAHHFSSQACQKCESDKLRAVSGTLLKIDMLARLKRLQRKLNIGQD; encoded by the coding sequence ATGTCGTTAAAAAATAAATTAAACAGATTAAAGCCCCATCTCTCGGCCAGTCATAAGGAGTCATTGTCAAATGAAGTTTTTGCACCAGCTGGCACACAAACTTCCGAAGCGGTTACTGAACCGCGTCTGGAGAATATTGGCCACGATATCCCGCAATGGGAGGAATGGGATAAAGCCGGAGTAAAGGCGTTCCATTTTGATGGACAATATTGTTTAGTAAGGGAAGTTGTCTATCCTCTTGACTATAAGCATGGGCGATACAGGTTCTCTGACTTCCTGGAGGCGGTTTCCCTTTGGGAGACAAGCGGCATAGAGCACCCGCTCTCTTCCAAGGGGCACACCGCTGAGGAGTTGTTCTTTTTTGATACAGAAACGACAGGGCTTGGCGGCGGAACTGGAAATACGATATTCCTGCTGGGCCAGGCAAGTGTCGTTAGAGATAAATTGATTCTAAAACAGCATATCCTTCCTCATCCTGGAGCAGAAGTCCCACTATATCAAAGCTTCCTGGAAAGCATTAATTATAGGACACTGGTCACCTATAATGGGAAATCGTTTGATTGGCCTCAAGTAAAAACAAGGCATACTCTCGTTCGAGAACATGTACCAAAGCTGCCTGAGTTCGGTCATTTCGATCTGTACCATGCTGCTAGAAGGCTATGGAAACATAAGCTTGACAGAATGAAGCTTTCAGTTGTTGAGACAGAGGTACTGGAAGTGGAAAGGGAAGATGACATTCCTGGTTTTCTAGCTCCGATGATCTATTTTGATTACGTCGAGACAGGCAGGCCAGACGGAATGCTCGGAATCCTTAAACATAATGAAATTGACATTCTGTCACTTGTTACCTTATATACTCATTTGACTTTCCAGCTTTGCGGCATGGATGGTGAACGGACGAGACAGGAAGCCCTAGAAGTGGGGAAATGGTTTTCGGCCGTCGGAAACCATTCTGAAGCAAGCAGGGCATATACGGGACTCATCGAAGGAAATGACAAAGAGGCCGCTATCGCAAAGCTGCGGCTTGGGTATTCGTTTAAGAAAGGGAAGCAGTGGGACCATGCTTTGGAATACTTCTCTGCAGCTGCTGAATCGCATGCGCTTGAAGTCTCAGTCGAAGCAAGTATAGAGGCCGCGAAGATTCTTGAACATAAGTTTAAGGATTACCAGAAGGCACATCATTTTTCTTCACAGGCTTGCCAGAAGTGTGAATCCGATAAGCTCCGCGCAGTATCTGGAACACTTCTTAAAATAGATATGCTTGCCAGGCTTAAAAGGCTGCAAAGGAAGCTGAATATTGGCCAAGATTAA
- a CDS encoding CotD family spore coat protein codes for MFPRPFAPGPGFPKGPVRVQHVYSTVVIPHIHPFHTVTVNHQRIIHKHYFPHTHSTINQFTQSNPSGPV; via the coding sequence ATGTTTCCCAGGCCGTTTGCGCCAGGACCAGGTTTTCCAAAGGGCCCAGTCCGTGTCCAGCATGTGTACTCAACTGTAGTGATACCGCATATCCATCCATTCCATACCGTGACTGTTAACCACCAGCGTATTATTCATAAGCACTATTTCCCGCATACACATTCAACAATTAACCAATTTACTCAAAGTAATCCCTCTGGTCCGGTATGA
- a CDS encoding DUF1273 domain-containing protein codes for MVEREEVSGAIPTFKVITISGYKPFELGIFQPDHPAASYIKAAYKKEILPLVETGLEWVLISGQLGAELWAAEAVFELQEDFPDLKLAVITPFLEQEEKWNDKNKEWYESILLGADYVDSVTKKKYDSPNQFRLKNQFLIKKSDALILLYDSEKEGSPKFMYEMAQQVNGYPVRLITFYDLQQIVEEEQLKKYEY; via the coding sequence ATGGTAGAAAGAGAAGAAGTATCGGGGGCGATACCTACGTTTAAAGTTATTACAATTTCAGGCTATAAGCCCTTTGAATTGGGCATTTTTCAGCCGGATCATCCGGCGGCGTCCTATATAAAAGCAGCCTATAAAAAAGAAATCCTCCCCCTTGTTGAAACTGGCCTTGAATGGGTTCTCATCAGCGGACAACTGGGTGCAGAGCTTTGGGCAGCAGAAGCAGTTTTTGAACTTCAGGAGGATTTTCCCGATCTTAAACTCGCTGTCATTACTCCGTTTTTGGAACAAGAAGAAAAATGGAACGACAAGAATAAAGAATGGTATGAATCAATTTTGCTTGGTGCGGATTATGTCGATTCTGTCACGAAGAAGAAATATGATAGCCCAAACCAATTCAGATTGAAAAACCAATTCCTGATTAAAAAGAGTGATGCGCTTATTCTCTTGTATGATAGTGAAAAAGAAGGAAGCCCAAAGTTCATGTATGAAATGGCGCAACAGGTTAATGGGTACCCGGTAAGATTGATTACTTTCTACGATCTTCAGCAGATCGTTGAGGAAGAACAGTTAAAAAAGTATGAATACTAA
- the gpsB gene encoding cell division regulator GpsB: MLSDKIKLTAKDILEQEFKTAMRGYKQEDVDKYLDLIIKDYETFHQEIEELQQENLRLKKQLEEANKRPAQQPPVQPAGTTNFDILKRLSNLEKHVFGNKLYE; encoded by the coding sequence ATGCTATCGGATAAAATCAAATTGACCGCAAAAGATATCCTTGAACAGGAATTCAAAACAGCGATGCGGGGATACAAACAAGAAGATGTTGATAAATACCTTGATTTGATAATCAAAGACTATGAAACCTTCCATCAGGAAATTGAGGAACTGCAGCAGGAAAACCTGCGCCTGAAAAAACAGCTCGAGGAGGCTAATAAAAGGCCTGCCCAGCAGCCGCCTGTCCAGCCAGCCGGAACAACCAATTTCGACATCCTTAAACGCCTTTCCAACCTGGAAAAGCATGTATTCGGCAACAAGCTGTATGAGTGA
- a CDS encoding THUMP domain-containing class I SAM-dependent RNA methyltransferase, with the protein MGKYEIIATAAMGLEALVAKEVKDLGYEGATENGKVTFVGDELAIARANLWLRTADRVKIKVGEFKAYTFDELFEKTKALPWDKFLPEDAEFPVSGKSVKSKLFSVSDCQAIVKKAIVEKMKLRYKKVSRFEETGALFKIEVSLLKDVATISLDTSGAGLHKRGYRAGQGEAPLKETLAAALVQLTNWYPEKPFIDPFCGSGTIPIEAALIGQNIAPGFNREFVSEQWSWIGEDVWEKARTEADDLAKYDQPLDIAGYDIDHRMVKIAQGNAFEAGLGEIITFKQMQVRDLTSDKQYGVIVGNPPYGERLGDRPAVEQMYREMGQAFEKLDTWSKYILTSHEDFEKFYGKPATKKRKLFNGFIRTDFYQYWGPRPPRN; encoded by the coding sequence ATGGGTAAATATGAAATAATCGCAACGGCAGCAATGGGACTTGAAGCACTTGTGGCTAAAGAGGTAAAGGACCTCGGCTATGAAGGGGCAACTGAAAACGGCAAGGTAACGTTCGTTGGGGATGAGCTTGCTATTGCGAGGGCCAATCTTTGGCTAAGGACAGCTGACCGTGTGAAAATAAAAGTCGGTGAGTTTAAAGCTTATACGTTTGATGAATTGTTTGAAAAGACGAAGGCACTCCCGTGGGATAAATTTTTGCCAGAGGACGCGGAATTTCCCGTTAGCGGAAAGTCTGTAAAGTCCAAGTTATTCTCCGTTTCAGATTGCCAGGCGATTGTGAAGAAGGCAATTGTAGAAAAAATGAAACTGCGATACAAAAAAGTTTCACGATTCGAAGAAACTGGGGCGTTGTTCAAGATTGAGGTTTCTTTATTGAAGGACGTAGCAACGATCAGCCTCGATACGAGCGGGGCTGGGCTGCATAAGCGCGGTTACCGTGCTGGACAAGGGGAGGCGCCGTTAAAGGAAACATTGGCTGCCGCACTCGTCCAGCTGACAAATTGGTATCCTGAAAAACCATTCATTGACCCGTTCTGCGGTTCCGGTACGATTCCTATTGAGGCAGCACTGATTGGCCAGAATATTGCACCTGGATTCAATCGTGAATTTGTTTCCGAGCAATGGAGCTGGATCGGGGAAGATGTTTGGGAGAAAGCCCGTACAGAGGCGGACGATCTTGCAAAATATGACCAGCCGCTTGATATTGCAGGTTACGATATCGACCACCGAATGGTCAAGATTGCACAGGGCAACGCGTTTGAAGCAGGGCTTGGCGAAATCATTACCTTTAAACAAATGCAAGTCAGAGACTTGACCTCGGATAAGCAATACGGTGTCATAGTCGGTAACCCGCCATATGGAGAACGGCTTGGAGACCGCCCGGCAGTTGAACAAATGTACCGCGAAATGGGCCAGGCCTTTGAAAAATTGGATACATGGAGCAAATATATACTAACTTCCCATGAGGATTTTGAGAAATTTTACGGTAAGCCGGCTACGAAAAAACGCAAGCTTTTCAATGGCTTTATCCGGACGGACTTTTACCAATACTGGGGACCAAGACCGCCGCGTAACTAA
- a CDS encoding metal-sulfur cluster assembly factor — translation MDTVEKIRAELKTVLDPELNINVVDLGLIYDIKPVNDQDAEITMTLTTPGCPLHDSIISGVKHKIESLPEIRNALVNLVWQPAWSPDMMSPEAMKQLRG, via the coding sequence ATGGATACAGTTGAAAAAATACGCGCAGAGCTAAAAACCGTTCTTGACCCGGAATTAAATATTAACGTTGTCGACCTTGGCCTTATATATGATATAAAACCAGTGAATGATCAGGATGCGGAAATCACCATGACGCTTACAACGCCTGGCTGCCCGCTTCATGACAGTATTATTAGTGGAGTCAAACACAAAATCGAATCTCTTCCTGAGATCCGGAATGCCCTCGTTAATCTTGTCTGGCAGCCTGCCTGGTCGCCTGACATGATGTCTCCAGAGGCAATGAAACAGCTTAGAGGCTAG
- a CDS encoding DUF2249 domain-containing protein, with product MILDNRGLEPPQPMMRTLAALETLDNNQTLTIINERRPMFLYEQLQELGFKQRTEEQEDGSFKIEIFR from the coding sequence ATGATTCTTGACAACCGCGGACTTGAGCCCCCGCAGCCAATGATGCGGACCCTCGCCGCCCTTGAAACACTAGATAATAATCAAACACTGACAATTATTAATGAACGCCGTCCGATGTTCTTATACGAACAGCTGCAGGAGCTGGGGTTTAAGCAGCGGACGGAAGAACAGGAAGATGGCAGCTTCAAGATTGAGATTTTTCGATAA
- a CDS encoding DUF2249 domain-containing protein gives MENKIIELDVREDLKNKIEPFQKIMDAIKGLEENDAFILHAPFKPVPLFAVMKAKGFTHDLEELEKKHWKVTFTKRGAQS, from the coding sequence ATGGAAAATAAGATCATTGAATTGGATGTTCGGGAGGATTTAAAAAATAAAATCGAACCATTTCAAAAGATTATGGACGCAATTAAAGGGCTCGAGGAAAATGATGCATTTATCCTTCATGCCCCATTCAAGCCTGTTCCGCTATTTGCAGTCATGAAAGCGAAAGGGTTCACTCACGACCTGGAGGAGCTTGAAAAGAAACATTGGAAAGTGACCTTTACTAAGAGAGGTGCACAATCATGA
- a CDS encoding Crp/Fnr family transcriptional regulator → MKRTDIIKRLSAVPIFRELNFCELEELVKIAQARNYKNKMYVFMQDDPLDRVFFIHSGKVKIYKTDSAGKEQIVSVLEAGEMFPHAGFFRKGNYPAHAEIIEEAQLVVIPINDFEKVLISYPELSIKLFKVLGEKIVDLQERLEAQILHNTYEQIVLLLLRLTKSNGVELGDLHRLTTQFTNRELANMIGTSRETVSRTVNHLKKKKFIEQDDSGFYLINSEALQSELF, encoded by the coding sequence ATGAAACGGACTGACATCATTAAACGGTTGTCCGCCGTTCCAATTTTCAGGGAATTGAATTTCTGCGAATTGGAGGAGCTAGTTAAAATCGCCCAGGCGCGCAATTATAAAAATAAAATGTATGTATTTATGCAGGATGATCCTCTTGACCGTGTGTTTTTCATCCATTCCGGTAAAGTGAAAATTTACAAAACAGATTCTGCCGGGAAAGAACAAATCGTTTCAGTTTTAGAGGCCGGAGAAATGTTCCCGCATGCGGGATTTTTTAGAAAAGGAAACTACCCTGCCCATGCAGAGATCATTGAAGAAGCTCAACTAGTAGTTATTCCAATTAATGATTTCGAAAAAGTGCTGATTAGCTATCCTGAGCTAAGCATTAAATTATTCAAGGTGCTTGGTGAAAAGATAGTCGACCTTCAGGAAAGGCTTGAGGCCCAGATTCTTCATAACACCTATGAGCAAATCGTCCTTCTTTTGCTCAGACTGACTAAATCTAACGGAGTCGAGCTGGGGGACCTTCACAGATTGACTACCCAATTCACGAACCGCGAGTTGGCCAACATGATTGGAACTTCGAGGGAAACTGTCTCTCGAACAGTAAACCACTTAAAGAAGAAAAAGTTTATTGAACAGGATGATTCGGGATTTTATCTCATTAACTCCGAAGCACTGCAATCGGAACTATTTTAG
- a CDS encoding nitric-oxide reductase large subunit, with product MELQRETKVPKIVKTNKNALLKSILIITILFSFTILLTGGYWIFKEQAPRPMKVTNSEGEVLFTKETIMGGQAVFQKYGLMDYGTVLGHGSYMGPDYTAEALRVYTEGMQDYKAEKKFGKDFKSLDTDQQSVIRDNVIVEMRENRYDPEKDSLRLTPAQALGYERVQQYYGKVFTDGDGWGLKAGLIQEKHMPDGERSYVAKGDQIKQISDFYFWTAWLSSTVRKGDEITYTNNWPYYEDAGNVMSFGAIWWSGVSVTVLILFVGLILFVFYRYHLGMQEAYKDGNFPRIDLRKIPVTASQVKTGKYFVIVMTLFFVQAMFGALLAHYYIEPDSFFGNKWIAEILPFNITKGFHLQLAIFWIATAWLGMGIYLAPLVGGHEPKKQGLLVDILFWALVVLVGGSMIGQWLGANGYLGNNWFLLGHQGWEYLELGRLWQVILVAGMLIWLFIVYRGIKSGLKRETDKGGLIHLLFYSAIAVPLFYIFAFFINPDTSFTFADYWRWWIIHLWVEGIFEVFAVVVIGFLMVQMRLVTKSSTVKALYFQLILLLGSGVIGIGHHYYYNGSAEIWIALGAVFSALEVIPLTLLILEAYEQYKMMRDGGVDFPYKGTFWFLISVAIWNLVGAGVLGFLINLPAVSFLEHGQFLTPAHGHAAMMGVYGMFACAVLVFSMRNIVKPEAWNDKWVKISCIALNVGLAGMVFVSLLPVGFAQIKEAYFNGYAASRSSDFLKTDFVQTMLTWRSVPDTVFLIGVVILLLFSLKGLFNLRKVTHSEGELLPVPDLAEDDDEE from the coding sequence ATGGAACTACAAAGAGAAACGAAAGTCCCCAAAATCGTGAAAACGAACAAAAATGCACTTTTAAAATCGATTTTAATCATTACGATTTTGTTCAGCTTTACAATTTTACTTACCGGGGGCTATTGGATTTTTAAGGAGCAGGCTCCCAGGCCGATGAAGGTTACCAATAGCGAAGGTGAAGTACTTTTTACAAAGGAAACGATCATGGGCGGCCAGGCAGTTTTCCAAAAATACGGCTTGATGGATTACGGGACGGTCCTTGGCCACGGTTCTTATATGGGACCTGATTACACTGCGGAAGCCTTGAGGGTATATACAGAAGGAATGCAGGATTACAAGGCGGAGAAAAAGTTTGGGAAGGATTTCAAGTCACTTGATACCGACCAGCAATCTGTTATCCGCGACAACGTAATTGTTGAGATGAGGGAAAACCGATATGACCCTGAAAAGGACTCTCTTAGATTAACTCCAGCCCAGGCACTGGGATATGAAAGAGTCCAGCAGTATTATGGAAAAGTCTTCACTGACGGAGATGGCTGGGGGCTTAAAGCAGGCTTAATTCAGGAGAAGCATATGCCTGACGGAGAGCGCTCATATGTAGCAAAAGGGGATCAGATTAAGCAAATCAGTGACTTCTACTTCTGGACTGCATGGCTGTCGAGCACAGTTCGAAAGGGAGACGAAATTACCTATACAAATAACTGGCCGTATTATGAAGACGCGGGAAACGTCATGTCTTTCGGAGCGATTTGGTGGAGCGGTGTCAGCGTAACAGTCTTGATTTTGTTTGTCGGCCTCATTCTATTTGTTTTCTATCGTTATCACCTTGGAATGCAGGAAGCTTATAAGGATGGTAACTTCCCTAGGATTGACCTGAGAAAGATTCCTGTCACAGCTTCTCAAGTTAAGACTGGTAAGTATTTTGTTATTGTTATGACGTTATTCTTTGTCCAGGCGATGTTTGGTGCGCTATTGGCCCACTACTACATCGAGCCTGATAGTTTCTTCGGAAACAAATGGATTGCAGAAATCCTTCCATTTAACATAACAAAGGGCTTCCATCTGCAGCTGGCTATTTTCTGGATTGCTACTGCCTGGCTCGGAATGGGAATTTATCTCGCACCGCTTGTTGGCGGACATGAGCCTAAGAAACAAGGATTGCTCGTTGACATCCTTTTCTGGGCGCTTGTGGTCCTTGTTGGAGGCAGCATGATCGGCCAGTGGCTTGGGGCAAACGGATACCTGGGCAACAACTGGTTCCTCCTCGGCCATCAAGGATGGGAGTACCTTGAACTCGGAAGGTTATGGCAGGTTATCCTGGTTGCTGGCATGCTCATTTGGCTGTTTATCGTCTACAGGGGCATTAAGAGCGGCCTGAAGCGTGAAACAGACAAAGGAGGGCTGATCCATCTTCTGTTCTATTCAGCAATCGCTGTACCGTTGTTCTATATTTTCGCATTCTTTATTAACCCGGATACTAGCTTTACGTTTGCCGATTACTGGCGCTGGTGGATTATCCACCTTTGGGTAGAAGGAATTTTTGAAGTTTTCGCTGTTGTTGTCATTGGCTTCTTGATGGTTCAAATGAGGCTTGTTACAAAAAGCTCAACCGTAAAAGCACTTTACTTCCAGCTGATTTTATTGCTGGGCAGCGGTGTTATCGGTATCGGGCACCACTACTATTACAATGGCTCGGCTGAAATCTGGATTGCACTCGGCGCGGTATTCTCTGCACTTGAGGTTATCCCGCTCACTCTCTTGATTCTTGAAGCGTATGAGCAATATAAGATGATGCGTGACGGCGGTGTCGACTTCCCTTATAAAGGCACGTTCTGGTTCCTGATTTCCGTCGCTATTTGGAACCTGGTCGGTGCAGGGGTTCTTGGCTTCTTGATCAACCTGCCTGCCGTCAGCTTCCTTGAACATGGACAATTCCTGACACCGGCCCATGGCCACGCCGCGATGATGGGTGTTTACGGTATGTTTGCCTGTGCCGTACTTGTATTCTCGATGAGGAACATCGTTAAGCCTGAAGCCTGGAATGACAAATGGGTTAAAATTAGCTGCATTGCTCTTAACGTCGGACTTGCAGGTATGGTTTTTGTTTCACTCCTGCCGGTCGGTTTCGCCCAAATTAAAGAAGCTTACTTCAATGGTTACGCGGCATCAAGATCGTCCGATTTTCTAAAAACCGACTTTGTCCAAACAATGTTGACGTGGCGCTCGGTGCCAGACACGGTTTTCCTTATTGGAGTCGTCATCCTGCTGCTATTCAGTTTGAAAGGTTTGTTCAATCTTCGTAAGGTAACCCATTCGGAGGGCGAACTGCTGCCAGTTCCGGATCTTGCCGAAGACGACGATGAGGAATAA
- a CDS encoding DUF2249 domain-containing protein, whose amino-acid sequence MQTFAAVVNVPDFPPREKHPTIFRTFDSLNKGEKMQIVNDHDPRPLLYQFMMERPEIFEWQYLEEGPETWKVSILRK is encoded by the coding sequence ATGCAAACTTTTGCTGCAGTTGTAAATGTTCCTGATTTCCCGCCTCGTGAAAAGCACCCAACTATTTTTCGCACGTTTGACAGCCTGAACAAGGGTGAAAAAATGCAAATCGTCAACGATCACGATCCACGTCCGCTGCTTTATCAATTCATGATGGAGCGTCCTGAAATCTTTGAATGGCAATACCTTGAGGAAGGACCGGAAACCTGGAAGGTCTCGATTCTGAGGAAATAA
- a CDS encoding carboxypeptidase M32 has product MGTRKGRSELDQTKLETEFLDYIKKMAAYKEALGLIYWDLRTGAPRDGHDQRAEVIGMLSSEVFNMSVSEQMAEYIKRLTGGEVSEITAASLKECKKQYDLNKKIPADEYREFVVLQSKAESVWEKAKETSDFALFLPYLEKLIDTTKRFITYWGYEGNRYNTLLDQYEPGVTVEVLDDVFARLRDKIVPLVQKISQSNKPETEFLFKYFPKEAQKGFSLEALRQIGYNFDSGRLDETVHPFATGLNPGDVRVTTNYHEHDFRVAVFGTIHEGGHALYEQNISKDLIGTPLCDGTSMGIHESQSLFYENFVGRSQGFWKNNYSLLKQFAEGQFDDVSVESFYKAINESKPSLIRIEADELTYPLHIIIRYEIEKALFNDEIQPADLPEVWNRKYEEYLGIRPESDAEGVLQDVHWAGGSFGYFPSYALGYMYAAQFMNKLKSEMPNFDTMLEEGNLLPIKEWLTKNVHQYGKMKQPLEILQDVTGEGLNPQYLIDYLHEKYGKLYALGE; this is encoded by the coding sequence ATGGGCACAAGAAAGGGGAGAAGTGAGTTGGATCAAACAAAATTAGAAACAGAATTTCTGGACTACATAAAGAAAATGGCAGCATACAAAGAGGCGTTAGGATTAATTTACTGGGATTTGCGAACCGGTGCGCCTAGAGACGGCCATGATCAACGCGCTGAAGTGATAGGGATGTTGTCTTCAGAAGTGTTCAATATGTCCGTATCCGAGCAGATGGCTGAATACATAAAAAGGCTTACAGGCGGTGAGGTTAGTGAAATTACCGCTGCGTCATTAAAAGAATGCAAAAAACAATATGACCTCAACAAAAAGATTCCTGCCGATGAATATCGTGAGTTTGTGGTTCTCCAATCCAAAGCGGAATCGGTATGGGAAAAGGCGAAGGAAACTTCCGATTTTGCATTGTTCCTGCCATATCTTGAAAAGCTGATTGATACTACAAAACGGTTCATCACTTATTGGGGGTATGAAGGAAATAGATACAATACGTTGCTTGACCAATATGAACCTGGAGTTACCGTGGAAGTACTGGACGATGTTTTTGCCAGGCTGCGCGACAAGATCGTGCCACTAGTCCAAAAAATCTCCCAATCGAATAAACCAGAAACAGAATTTCTTTTCAAGTATTTCCCGAAGGAAGCTCAGAAAGGCTTTAGCCTCGAAGCACTTAGGCAAATTGGATACAACTTCGATTCCGGCAGGCTGGACGAAACGGTTCATCCGTTCGCAACCGGTTTAAATCCAGGCGATGTAAGGGTTACAACTAATTACCATGAACATGATTTCAGGGTGGCGGTGTTCGGAACTATTCACGAGGGAGGCCATGCCCTTTATGAACAAAATATTTCGAAGGACTTGATTGGCACCCCGCTTTGCGATGGAACCTCAATGGGGATCCATGAGTCTCAGTCACTATTTTATGAAAACTTTGTCGGCCGAAGCCAGGGCTTTTGGAAAAATAATTATAGCTTGTTGAAACAGTTCGCTGAGGGGCAATTCGATGATGTTAGTGTGGAAAGCTTCTACAAAGCAATCAACGAATCAAAGCCTTCGCTGATTCGCATTGAAGCGGATGAACTGACATATCCTTTGCATATCATTATCCGCTATGAAATTGAAAAGGCTTTGTTCAACGATGAAATCCAGCCAGCTGACCTGCCAGAAGTTTGGAACAGGAAGTATGAGGAGTACCTCGGTATCCGTCCTGAAAGCGATGCAGAAGGAGTCCTGCAGGATGTCCATTGGGCGGGAGGCTCGTTCGGTTATTTCCCATCCTATGCACTTGGTTATATGTATGCCGCTCAATTCATGAACAAGCTGAAGTCCGAAATGCCGAACTTTGACACCATGCTTGAGGAGGGAAATCTCCTGCCGATTAAGGAGTGGCTAACCAAGAATGTCCATCAATATGGGAAAATGAAGCAGCCACTCGAAATCCTTCAGGATGTAACGGGGGAAGGGCTGAATCCACAATACTTGATTGATTATCTCCATGAAAAATACGGTAAGCTATACGCACTGGGCGAATAG
- a CDS encoding DMT family transporter: MTFKNKLPLVLIALGAALWGTIAIFVRGLAGLGLSSMEIVTVRVVLATILLAFIGLLNYRNELAIRVKDSWMFVGTGIFSIVFFNWCYFTSLNNMDVSMAVILLYTSPIFVSILSFFVFRERFTRMKTLALAGTFLGVVLVSGINGNSTEIGLWGLLIGIGAGFGYALYSIFGKIALKKYTTFTVTFYTFLAASLFLVPYTQIWKKAPLLLEGETLLYEIGLALFPTVLAYFLYTKGLEKTDSSLASIIATVEPMVATLIGIFMFGENISPIQLAGALFILLSVSVANLEGGIRTHKKGLQS; encoded by the coding sequence ATGACTTTTAAAAATAAACTCCCTTTGGTGCTAATTGCCCTTGGCGCCGCGTTATGGGGGACAATCGCAATTTTTGTAAGGGGCCTTGCCGGACTCGGTTTAAGTTCAATGGAAATTGTAACAGTCCGGGTGGTACTTGCAACAATCTTGCTTGCGTTTATTGGCTTGCTCAACTACCGGAATGAGCTGGCTATTCGGGTAAAGGATAGCTGGATGTTCGTTGGGACAGGAATTTTCAGCATCGTTTTCTTTAATTGGTGCTATTTTACGTCATTAAATAATATGGACGTTTCAATGGCTGTTATCCTTTTATATACCTCGCCGATTTTTGTTTCGATCCTTTCGTTTTTCGTCTTTCGAGAAAGGTTCACCCGTATGAAAACGCTGGCTCTGGCAGGGACGTTCCTTGGTGTTGTCCTTGTATCTGGCATTAACGGGAACAGTACCGAGATTGGGCTATGGGGCTTGTTGATTGGCATTGGCGCTGGGTTCGGTTATGCCTTATATAGTATTTTTGGGAAAATTGCCCTGAAAAAGTATACGACCTTTACTGTTACGTTTTACACCTTCCTGGCTGCTTCGCTCTTTCTTGTCCCATATACGCAAATATGGAAGAAGGCACCGCTGCTGCTTGAAGGGGAGACGCTTTTATATGAAATAGGCCTGGCTCTTTTCCCGACCGTGCTTGCCTATTTCCTCTATACAAAAGGGCTCGAAAAAACCGACAGCTCGCTGGCTTCCATTATTGCAACAGTTGAGCCGATGGTCGCAACCTTAATCGGAATTTTTATGTTCGGTGAAAACATAAGTCCTATCCAACTTGCCGGCGCACTTTTCATTCTGTTATCTGTATCGGTTGCAAATTTAGAAGGCGGGATAAGAACACATAAAAAAGGGCTCCAGTCGTAA